The Ovis aries strain OAR_USU_Benz2616 breed Rambouillet chromosome 11, ARS-UI_Ramb_v3.0, whole genome shotgun sequence genome window below encodes:
- the C11H17orf58 gene encoding UPF0450 protein C17orf58 homolog, with product MTARAFWLLCLIVGSSPEAPVAERKASPPHSRKPDPGGGPSAEMPGPRAQPVPETPRRPRAAEAAPRAWSDLRRRKPPPPAENRAGFREAARAPAGPPSPRLAQAENRASPRHQPALGDSPRRARARAPRLPAVRPSARAAEIPAGPAHPNRPRAAAPPPEPAPAPPPHLSSLQGEDAEPGAETCARACRADLDERESYCASEFALNGIVHDVDVLGTGIRLVTLLVDRDGLYKMNRLYITPDGFFFRVHILALDSSSCNKPCPEFKPGSRYIVMGHIYHKRRQLPTALLQILRGRLRPGDGLLRSSSSYVKRFNRKRDGQVQGAIHAQCI from the exons CCTCGCCGCCCCACAGCCGGAAGCCCGACCCCGGCGGAGGCCCGAGTGCGGAGATGCCTGGGCCCCGGGCGCAGCCAGTCCCCGAGACCCCGCGGCGGCCGCGCGCGGCCGAAGCCGCTCCCCGCGCCTGGTCAGACCTGAGGCGCCGGAAGCCCCCGCCGCCCGCGGAGAACCGGGCGGGCTTCCGGGAAGCCGCGCGCGCACCCGCCGGTCCGCCGAGCCCGCGCCTAGCGCAGGCCGAGAACCGTGCGTCACCGCGCCACCAGCCGGCGCTGGGGGATTCCCCGCGGCGCGCGCGCGCCCGGGCCCCGCGCCTCCCGGCAGTGCGGCCTTCCGCGCGCGCCGCCGAGATCCCCGCCGGCCCCGCCCACCCCAACCGGCCGCGCGCCGCCGCGCCGCCCCCGGAACCcgcgcccgcgccgccgccgcatCTCAGCTCCCTGCAGGGGGAGGACGCCGAGCCGGGCGCCGAGACGTGTGCGCGCGCCTGCAGGGCGGACTTGGACGAGCGCGAGTCCTACTGCGCCAGCGAGTTCG CATTGAACGGAATCGTGCATGATGTAGACGTCCTCGGCACAGGGATCCGGCTGGTGACTCTCCTGGTGGACCGAGACGGGCTGTACAAGATGAACCGCCTGTACATCACTCCGGACGGGTTTTTCTTCCGAGTCCACATACTAGCCCTAGACTCCTCTAGTTGCAATAAGCCATGTCCAGAATTTAAGCCAG gcagCAGGTATATTGTGATGGGCCACATCTACCATAAGAGACGGCAGCTTCCTACAGCTCTGCTTCAGATCCTGAGAGGACGCCTTCGCCCAGGAGATGGACTactcaggagcagcagcagctacgTGAAAAGATTTAACCGAAAAAGGGATGGGCAAGTGCAAGGGGCAATTCATGCCCAGTGCATCTGA